The Desulfovibrio sp. genomic interval ATTCGTCGGCCTCTCGCTCGATGATCTTCAGGGCGCCCATGGGACAATGGCCCAGGCAGGCTCCGAGGCCGTCGCACAGTTTGTCAGCCTTGATCTTGGCCTTGCCGTTCTCGATGTACATTGCCCCTTCGGCGCAGTTGGGGATGCATTCGCCGCATCCGTTGCACAGTTCCTCGTCTATTTCCACGATCTTACGTATCGTTTTCATTTTGTTTCCTCCGTCGCGTGTTGGCCAAACAATAAGGCCCGCTTGAACACGGGCCTGTGATTCACGTCACACTGGCGAAACTTTTTCCAATTTATTTCCACCACCCCAAAGCCAGAAGCAGAATGCGGATTCCCAGGACAGCCAGACCCCCTGCCAGCAGGCGTACGATGGCCGTGCCGCCTATGCGGTCCGATAGCTTGGCTCCTACTTGGGCCCCCACCACCATGCCGATGGCCAGGGCCGCCGTCCGATGCGCCCCGTGGGAGAAGGCGCCAGTCATTACGTGGGTCAGTGTGCCGGACAAGGACATCACGGCCAGGATGAACTGCGCTGTGGCGGTGGCGACATGCACCGGAAAATTGAGCAGATACACCATGAGCGGCACGTGCATGATCCCTCCGCCGATGCCGAGGAAACTGGAGAGATATCCCACCAACAAGGAGAGCCCCGTACCGAGGACGGGGTTGAAACTGTAGGTCCAGCTGGTCCCGTGGGCATCGGTGATGGACCGCGAGGTTTGGTGGCTGGAGCAGGATTTCCCATCGCAGGCCCGCCCGGGTTTTTTGAACGACAAAAACGCCGCGGCGGCCAGGACCGCTAGGCCGAACACTATATCGAACGTCCGCCTGGGAATGGACGATGTGTTGAGCGCCCCGAGAATCGCTCCGGGCAAGGTGGCGCAGGAGAAAAGCAGGGCCGAGCGGTAGTCGATCCGCCTTGCCATGGCGTATGCCTCTGTCCCGGACAGTGCGTTAAAAAACACCGCAGCCAGGGAAATACTTGTCAGAAGTGCGGGAGGGTCATCCGGGTAGAGCACGAGCAGGAGCGGCATGAGCACGAAGCCCCCGCCCGCGCCGATAAGGGTACCGAAAGCTCCCGCTCCGAAACCGAGCGCAATGAGCCCTATGTATCCCGATGGTTCTAGCATGTTTACGGATAACCCTTTTGCCGCTTTCGCCGCAAGGGCCTGCGCCGAACCCTCTGGCAACGCAGACGGCCGCCGCTTTCGCGACGGCCGCCCGTGTGGTGAGGTTGGATGGAAACAGTCTTGTCGGCTTAATTAGCCAAGGATTGCCTTGATATCCTGGTCCGGGGTGGTGATGGGCATGATATTGAGCTTGTCCACCAGAACCTTCAGCACGTTGGGGGTGACGAAGGCGGGCAGGGAGGGTCCAAGGCGGATGTCCTTGATACCCAATGCCACCAGGGTGAGCAGGATGGCCACGGCCTTCTGCTCGTACCAGGAGAGGATCATGGACAGGGGCAGGTCGTTGACGCCGCAGTTGAAGGCACCAGCCAGGGCAATGGCCACCTGGATTGCGGAGTAGGCGTCGTTGCACTGGCCCATGTCCAGAAGGCGCGGAATGCCGCCGATGTCGCCCAGGTCCATGTCGAAGAAGCGGAACTTGCCACAGGCCAGGGTCAGAACCACGGTGTCCTTGGGCAGCTTTTCCACGAACTCTGTGTAGTAGTTGCGGCCCGGCTTGGCGCCATCGCATCCGGCCACCAGGAAGAAGCGCTTGATGGCTCCGGCCTTCACAGCGTCGATGACCTTGTCGGCCACGCCAAGAACCGCGTTGCGGGCGAATCCGGTGAGAACCTGCTTGCCAGGGGCGTCATCAGTGAATCCGGGCAGCTTCTGGGCGTGCTCGATCACCTTGGAGAAGTCGTAGCTCTCCACGTGCTTGACGTCCGGGAAGCCGACCAGGCCATGGGTGAACACGTTGTCCTTGTAGGACTGGGCGGGCTTCATCAGGCAGTTGGTGGTGAAGAGAATGGCGCCCGGGAAGGCCGCGAATTCCTTCTGCTGGTTCTGCCATGCGGTTCCGTAGTGCCCGTACAGGTGAGGGTACTTCTCCTTGAGCTTGGGATAGCCGTGGGCGGGCAGCATTTCGCCGTGGGTGTAGACATTGACGCCCTTGCCAACGGTCTGCTTGAGCAACTCTTCCAGGTCCTTCAGATCGTGGCCTGTGATCAGGATGGCCTTGCCCTTGATATGCCCCAGGGGCACTGCGGTGGGTTTGGGATGGCCGTAGGTTTCGGTGTTGCCCTTGTCGAGCGCTTCCATGGCCAGAAGGTTCACCTGACCGGCTTTGACGCAGGTGTTGAACCAGTAATCCATGCCAAGGCCGGGCTTGGTGGCTGCGGCCATGGCTTCATGGATGAAGTCGTAGATTTCCTTGTTCTCAACGCCCAGGATGCGTGCATGGTCGGCATAGGCGGCCAGGCCCTTCAGGCCGAAGAGGACCATGTGCTGCAAGGACACGATGTCGGGGTCGGTATCAGGATTGTCCTTCATGCCGCCTTTGCCTTCAGAGGCCTGGGCGGTCAAACCGGCAAGGTCGGCGGCCGGAGTAAAGGTAACGGAAGCATGGCC includes:
- a CDS encoding sulfite exporter TauE/SafE family protein, whose protein sequence is MLEPSGYIGLIALGFGAGAFGTLIGAGGGFVLMPLLLVLYPDDPPALLTSISLAAVFFNALSGTEAYAMARRIDYRSALLFSCATLPGAILGALNTSSIPRRTFDIVFGLAVLAAAAFLSFKKPGRACDGKSCSSHQTSRSITDAHGTSWTYSFNPVLGTGLSLLVGYLSSFLGIGGGIMHVPLMVYLLNFPVHVATATAQFILAVMSLSGTLTHVMTGAFSHGAHRTAALAIGMVVGAQVGAKLSDRIGGTAIVRLLAGGLAVLGIRILLLALGWWK
- the hcp gene encoding hydroxylamine reductase; this translates as MFCYQCEQTSHGKGCDKIGVCSKDETTSNLQDLLVYALRGLSLVAEEGRKLGVVDIEADRHVPAMLFSTLTNVNFDPERFQAWIKKTVELRESLKSKVKSAGGAIPGHASVTFTPAADLAGLTAQASEGKGGMKDNPDTDPDIVSLQHMVLFGLKGLAAYADHARILGVENKEIYDFIHEAMAAATKPGLGMDYWFNTCVKAGQVNLLAMEALDKGNTETYGHPKPTAVPLGHIKGKAILITGHDLKDLEELLKQTVGKGVNVYTHGEMLPAHGYPKLKEKYPHLYGHYGTAWQNQQKEFAAFPGAILFTTNCLMKPAQSYKDNVFTHGLVGFPDVKHVESYDFSKVIEHAQKLPGFTDDAPGKQVLTGFARNAVLGVADKVIDAVKAGAIKRFFLVAGCDGAKPGRNYYTEFVEKLPKDTVVLTLACGKFRFFDMDLGDIGGIPRLLDMGQCNDAYSAIQVAIALAGAFNCGVNDLPLSMILSWYEQKAVAILLTLVALGIKDIRLGPSLPAFVTPNVLKVLVDKLNIMPITTPDQDIKAILG